A portion of the Candidatus Pristimantibacillus lignocellulolyticus genome contains these proteins:
- a CDS encoding non-ribosomal peptide synthetase, whose protein sequence is MQVKNLIHQLFEQQTERTPNEEAVRFEGKSVTYDELNRRANLLAYRLRSLRVGPDILVGISMERSIEMVVALYAVLKAGGAYVPLDPDYPKDRLAYMINDSDVRLVITQRQFSELLDEFDADVLILDEVESSEGYREEQGNLNITLDENNLAYMFYTSGSTGKPKGAMNTHAAIRNRVLWLQSTFLMTQNDRLLQKSPYSFDVSVWEFFWPHMCGASLIMAKPQGHLDTSYLWDVMKRESITFVQFVPTMLQTFLSSDLSEDLPLLKHVFLCGEPLSAALNERFCSTMSGQLHNLYGPTEAAVFVTSWTSDRNLERSIIPIGKAISDDEVYVLNDRYEQVSQGEIGELFISGIGLARGYHGRPDLTAERFVPDLYSKEPGSRMYHTGDLGRWLSDGNLECLGRNDDQVKVRGFRIELGEISNVLEQHPGVNQVVTVVREDQPGDQRITTYFIPNPVYSPSISELRNYLQKHLPDYMIPSYFIEMETFPLTPSGKTDRKLLPSPTVSRLMISQEYVPPQTYIQKELAQIWSGFFNFDEIGLDDNFIDLGGHSLVATQILVRCGHLFGVKVSLKDMLTQGTTIRSLAAIIETNLLADTDDAELEALLSEMEHLSEAEIEALLK, encoded by the coding sequence ATGCAGGTGAAAAATTTGATTCACCAGTTGTTTGAGCAACAAACAGAACGTACACCCAATGAAGAAGCCGTTAGATTCGAGGGGAAGTCCGTAACTTACGACGAGTTGAACCGTCGCGCAAATTTACTAGCGTATCGGTTAAGGTCGCTTCGTGTCGGACCAGACATTCTAGTAGGAATATCTATGGAGCGTTCGATTGAAATGGTTGTTGCACTTTACGCTGTATTGAAGGCAGGGGGTGCGTACGTACCGTTAGATCCGGATTATCCGAAGGATCGACTTGCTTATATGATTAATGATAGCGACGTAAGACTTGTAATTACGCAGCGTCAATTTTCAGAACTACTGGATGAGTTTGACGCCGATGTACTGATTTTAGATGAAGTAGAATCATCGGAAGGATATCGAGAAGAGCAAGGAAATCTTAATATCACTTTAGATGAAAACAATCTAGCTTACATGTTCTATACCTCAGGATCAACCGGCAAACCTAAAGGCGCAATGAATACACATGCTGCCATACGTAACAGAGTTCTCTGGCTACAATCTACCTTCCTAATGACGCAAAACGATAGACTTCTTCAGAAATCTCCTTATAGTTTTGACGTTTCGGTATGGGAATTTTTCTGGCCTCATATGTGTGGTGCAAGTCTCATTATGGCTAAGCCCCAAGGGCATCTTGATACCTCATATTTGTGGGATGTTATGAAACGTGAGTCAATTACATTTGTACAGTTCGTGCCAACGATGCTCCAGACCTTTTTAAGCTCAGACCTATCCGAAGATCTCCCTCTTCTGAAGCATGTTTTCTTATGTGGGGAGCCTTTATCTGCAGCGCTGAACGAACGCTTCTGCAGCACAATGTCTGGACAACTCCACAATCTGTATGGCCCAACAGAGGCAGCGGTATTTGTAACGAGTTGGACTAGCGACCGTAACCTTGAACGATCTATAATTCCGATTGGTAAGGCTATTTCTGATGACGAAGTGTACGTCCTAAACGACCGATATGAACAGGTCAGTCAAGGTGAAATCGGAGAACTCTTTATCAGTGGTATCGGACTTGCACGTGGCTATCACGGCAGACCGGATCTGACTGCCGAGCGATTCGTACCCGATCTGTATAGCAAAGAACCGGGATCACGTATGTACCATACCGGAGATCTTGGACGCTGGCTCAGTGACGGGAATCTTGAATGTTTAGGTCGAAACGATGATCAAGTAAAGGTACGGGGCTTCCGTATCGAGTTAGGTGAGATTAGCAATGTACTTGAACAACATCCAGGCGTCAATCAAGTCGTAACTGTCGTTCGTGAAGATCAACCCGGAGACCAGCGCATCACAACTTATTTCATCCCTAACCCTGTATATTCTCCATCTATTAGCGAGTTAAGAAATTATCTACAGAAGCATTTACCCGACTATATGATTCCTTCTTATTTTATTGAGATGGAGACATTCCCACTAACCCCAAGTGGCAAGACAGACCGGAAACTATTACCGAGTCCAACTGTGTCACGCCTCATGATCAGTCAAGAATATGTTCCACCACAGACTTACATTCAGAAAGAGCTTGCTCAGATCTGGTCTGGATTTTTCAATTTTGATGAAATCGGACTTGATGACAATTTTATTGATTTGGGCGGTCATTCGCTCGTAGCAACTCAAATACTTGTCCGCTGTGGACATCTATTTGGTGTGAAAGTATCTCTAAAAGACATGCTTACACAAGGAACGACAATTCGCTCACTTGCTGCGATCATAGAAACGAATTTACTTGCCGACACCGACGATGCCGAACTCGAAGCGTTATTGAGCGAAATGGAACATCTATCAGAAGCAGAAATCGAGGCGTTACTGAAGTGA
- a CDS encoding arsenic transporter, translating into MHNVMIALTIITFLCTISFIFWRPNVNEAIPATIGAFFIFLIGSVTLTDLGVITETIGGAAVTIIATIVMAIVLESFGFFHWSANKLLELAKGSGIRLFWLTNLLCFLMTLFVNNDGSILITTPILMMLLHNIGLKNHQKIPYLLSGALIATASSAPIGVSNIVNLIALKIVHMDLYMHTAMMFVPATLGLLLLALLLFAYFYRVLPRKLPEAKRFSPHASEKGYHPLKEVKPLIPHEKQTKFMIYILIFVFIVRVSLFVASYIHFPVPLMAVIGSIFLLTWRWIYLKIPPTDMLKKTPWYILVFAFSMYVIIYGLHNIGLTQMLISFFQPIISGDLLQASVMMGILVSILSNLFNNHPALMVGTLTLTNMNLEPLTLKISYLASVIGSDIGSLLLPIGTLATLMWMHIVKKGKVKISWGDYLKVTSVVIPITVVITLVILYYWVSWLF; encoded by the coding sequence ATGCACAATGTTATGATTGCCCTCACCATTATTACCTTTTTGTGTACCATCTCTTTCATATTCTGGCGTCCCAATGTAAACGAGGCTATACCAGCAACTATTGGTGCATTTTTCATTTTTCTTATCGGCAGTGTCACATTAACTGATCTAGGTGTAATAACCGAAACAATTGGCGGTGCTGCAGTCACCATAATAGCAACAATCGTCATGGCCATCGTATTAGAAAGTTTTGGATTCTTTCATTGGAGTGCAAACAAGTTGTTAGAACTAGCAAAGGGTTCAGGTATTCGATTGTTCTGGTTAACCAACCTTCTTTGTTTTTTAATGACCCTCTTCGTTAACAATGATGGTAGCATATTAATTACCACACCGATTCTAATGATGTTGCTTCATAATATCGGACTAAAAAATCATCAGAAAATCCCATATTTATTGTCAGGAGCATTGATAGCGACGGCTTCAAGTGCACCAATCGGAGTTAGTAATATTGTCAATTTGATTGCTTTGAAAATTGTTCACATGGATCTTTACATGCACACAGCTATGATGTTCGTGCCTGCTACTTTAGGTCTTCTCCTCCTTGCTCTCTTGTTATTTGCTTACTTTTACCGTGTCCTTCCTCGAAAGTTACCTGAAGCAAAAAGATTCTCACCTCATGCTTCCGAAAAAGGATATCATCCATTAAAAGAAGTCAAACCGCTTATTCCGCATGAAAAACAAACCAAGTTTATGATTTATATATTAATTTTTGTTTTTATAGTTCGGGTGAGTCTCTTCGTAGCTTCCTACATCCACTTTCCGGTCCCTTTAATGGCAGTAATCGGTTCTATCTTCTTGCTAACTTGGCGTTGGATTTACTTGAAAATCCCTCCAACCGATATGTTGAAGAAGACCCCTTGGTATATTCTTGTGTTTGCTTTTAGTATGTATGTCATTATTTATGGTTTGCATAATATTGGCTTAACCCAAATGCTCATAAGCTTTTTTCAACCGATAATATCGGGTGATTTACTTCAAGCGAGTGTCATGATGGGGATACTCGTGTCGATTCTTTCAAATTTATTCAATAACCATCCTGCTTTAATGGTTGGAACACTTACCTTAACGAATATGAATCTCGAGCCCCTTACACTAAAAATATCATATCTAGCAAGTGTCATTGGTAGTGATATTGGTTCACTCCTTTTACCAATTGGAACTCTTGCAACGTTGATGTGGATGCATATTGTTAAGAAAGGTAAAGTGAAAATAAGTTGGGGCGATTATTTGAAAGTGACTTCCGTCGTCATTCCAATCACGGTGGTTATCACTTTGGTTATTTTGTATTACTGGGTATCATGGTTATTTTAG
- a CDS encoding DUF2642 domain-containing protein — translation MNDLYPFINKKVEIEISGNNIYIGTLIDVGTDLVVLFSENRFYYIPLVHVQNLKMALSNNEEDNPPEVPIDYQTENLSFRKILQNAKGSFVEIYITGNKSIHGYLTSIMNDYFVFYSPVYKAMFVSMNHLKWLIPYSNDVTPYSLNNHTLPIINLTLSRSFAEQCKKLEGSLVVFDLGDKPNKIGLLQKGSGQMIELILADGTKQCWNIHHLKTVYKA, via the coding sequence ATGAATGATCTTTACCCATTCATCAATAAAAAAGTTGAAATAGAGATCTCTGGCAATAACATTTATATAGGAACATTAATTGACGTTGGGACTGATCTAGTTGTACTCTTCTCAGAAAATCGTTTTTATTATATACCATTGGTTCATGTACAAAACTTAAAAATGGCATTATCCAATAATGAGGAAGATAATCCCCCCGAAGTTCCTATTGATTATCAAACAGAAAACCTCTCTTTCCGAAAAATACTTCAAAACGCTAAAGGTAGTTTTGTAGAAATTTATATTACAGGGAATAAATCTATTCATGGCTATTTAACTAGTATTATGAATGATTACTTCGTTTTCTACTCTCCTGTCTACAAAGCGATGTTTGTTTCAATGAATCATTTGAAATGGTTAATCCCTTATAGCAATGATGTCACGCCGTATTCTCTTAATAATCATACGTTACCAATTATAAACCTCACTTTATCTCGATCATTCGCGGAGCAGTGTAAAAAACTTGAAGGCAGCTTAGTTGTTTTTGATTTGGGTGATAAGCCGAATAAAATTGGCTTACTACAAAAGGGGAGCGGTCAAATGATAGAACTGATTTTGGCTGATGGAACCAAGCAATGTTGGAATATCCATCATTTAAAAACAGTCTATAAAGCATGA
- a CDS encoding permease prefix domain 1-containing protein yields the protein MFAGLKKTPELERLKQQLLSGMEDKYHELKLNGKSENEAIGIVISEFGNIDELTAELGIHQESVEPQIPVLTLQEAYDYAAAKRSSGFWIGLGVFLAVSGVALLISLDTLFENNSIMTNNSSMEMGTLLGLIGMFVLIAVAVGMFIYSGMKLERFKNLEHGFQLPYELKTELQRSQNQFAMTFRISVIMGVCLCVLSPVFIFAAAFINDDFTPYGVAVFMLTAALAVFLFVYYGNIQGAYTKLLQGSRITSTDKKEEERIIGAVAGIVWPLATAIFLFIGFVYQRWDINWAIFPITGILFGMFCNVYHILKRKNVS from the coding sequence GCGTCTGAAGCAGCAACTGCTGTCCGGGATGGAAGACAAGTATCATGAGCTGAAGTTGAATGGTAAATCGGAGAACGAGGCGATCGGCATCGTTATTTCTGAATTCGGCAATATCGATGAGTTGACAGCTGAGCTAGGCATTCATCAGGAAAGTGTAGAACCACAAATTCCTGTATTGACCCTACAAGAGGCTTACGACTATGCGGCTGCCAAACGCAGTTCTGGATTTTGGATTGGTCTTGGCGTCTTTCTCGCTGTGTCTGGTGTGGCGCTATTGATTTCCCTAGATACTCTGTTTGAGAATAACTCCATTATGACTAATAACAGTTCAATGGAAATGGGCACATTGCTCGGACTAATCGGAATGTTCGTGCTAATCGCAGTGGCAGTAGGGATGTTCATCTATAGCGGTATGAAACTTGAACGATTCAAAAATCTGGAGCATGGCTTTCAATTACCTTATGAACTGAAGACGGAGCTACAACGCAGCCAGAACCAGTTCGCCATGACTTTCCGGATTTCAGTAATTATGGGTGTCTGTCTATGCGTGCTATCGCCAGTATTTATTTTCGCTGCGGCATTTATCAACGATGACTTTACACCATATGGAGTTGCTGTCTTTATGCTTACTGCAGCTTTGGCAGTATTCTTGTTTGTCTATTATGGGAATATTCAAGGTGCTTACACGAAACTACTCCAAGGGTCGCGTATCACGTCCACAGATAAGAAGGAAGAGGAACGGATAATCGGAGCAGTCGCTGGAATTGTATGGCCACTAGCTACAGCGATATTCCTGTTTATTGGATTTGTCTATCAGCGGTGGGATATCAACTGGGCAATATTTCCTATTACCGGCATTCTTTTCGGTATGTTTTGTAATGTCTATCATATCCTGAAGAGAAAAAATGTTTCCTAA